The following are encoded together in the Oceaniferula flava genome:
- a CDS encoding sensor histidine kinase produces the protein MPLSVRILWFLLLNLLIAVGLLGWVLKGSYGLGKDSLIENTVESRMESMVRLLMPALNGSELSEWNDILEHTGDANGVELALVSPDGARLLAGSERELPSDLAQQLQEKYPPRAGRPGRRRRLEMTEENHLDALMDDGPPGGPGRDPDVRNGRMGRIDIEAIGEFGAPKHEMAALHFWIEAGNRKPNDLMLIVWKRDNASQVFFSWTPLFFTTLALLLVTALIWVPFVYRITRRLGILTQGAESIAEGQFEIDVASDRSDELGRLSRSVQGMAQRLDEYVTGQKRFLGDIAHELCSPLVRLRMGLGVLEHQLGDEDQSRLGNLNEEVEELSQLVNELLDFSKASLKPDKLEFETVNLLDLCSTVVAREAGDRPVALSVPEGLTIQSRGDLLKRAIGNLVRNAVRYTDETGMIAIRVESSDSGVVIAVEDEGPGLPEAWLEKVFEPFSRPDDARAREHGGSGLGMAIAKTCITGLGGDIRCENRPEGGLAVIIRL, from the coding sequence ATGCCATTGTCGGTTCGGATTCTTTGGTTCCTGCTGTTGAATTTGCTTATTGCCGTCGGCTTGTTAGGCTGGGTGCTGAAGGGCAGCTACGGTCTCGGTAAGGACTCACTGATCGAGAATACGGTGGAAAGCCGGATGGAGTCCATGGTGCGCTTGCTCATGCCGGCGCTCAATGGCTCAGAGCTCTCGGAATGGAATGATATTCTTGAACATACTGGCGATGCCAATGGCGTGGAACTTGCGCTCGTCAGTCCCGATGGAGCACGCCTGTTGGCTGGCAGTGAGCGCGAGCTACCTAGCGATCTGGCTCAACAACTGCAGGAGAAATATCCGCCTCGTGCTGGTCGACCCGGCCGCCGCCGCCGACTTGAGATGACCGAGGAAAATCATCTGGATGCCCTGATGGATGACGGGCCACCAGGAGGGCCGGGACGTGATCCGGACGTGCGAAACGGTCGCATGGGAAGGATTGATATCGAAGCCATCGGCGAGTTCGGAGCACCGAAACATGAAATGGCAGCCTTGCACTTCTGGATCGAAGCTGGAAATCGGAAACCGAACGATCTGATGTTGATTGTTTGGAAACGAGACAATGCCAGTCAGGTGTTCTTTTCGTGGACGCCGTTATTTTTCACCACACTTGCTTTGTTGTTAGTGACGGCATTAATCTGGGTGCCTTTTGTCTATCGTATTACCAGACGTCTGGGGATTTTGACCCAAGGGGCGGAGAGCATTGCCGAAGGGCAGTTTGAGATCGATGTGGCCAGCGATCGGAGCGATGAGTTAGGTCGCTTGAGCCGATCGGTCCAAGGCATGGCACAGCGGCTTGATGAATACGTCACCGGACAGAAGCGTTTCCTCGGCGATATCGCCCATGAGTTATGTTCTCCCTTGGTTAGGCTCCGAATGGGGCTCGGGGTTTTAGAGCATCAGCTCGGTGACGAAGATCAATCGCGCCTTGGGAATCTGAACGAGGAGGTGGAGGAGTTATCCCAGCTGGTGAATGAACTGCTCGACTTTTCAAAGGCTTCACTGAAACCGGATAAGTTGGAATTTGAAACAGTCAATCTGCTGGATCTCTGTTCCACGGTGGTTGCTAGGGAAGCTGGAGACCGGCCTGTTGCTTTGAGTGTTCCGGAAGGTCTTACGATTCAAAGCCGAGGCGATTTACTGAAGCGTGCGATCGGGAATCTGGTGCGCAATGCAGTTCGCTACACGGATGAAACCGGAATGATCGCGATTCGTGTCGAATCTTCGGATTCGGGTGTCGTGATCGCGGTGGAGGATGAAGGTCCTGGGCTACCTGAGGCTTGGCTGGAGAAGGTCTTTGAACCCTTTTCGAGACCCGATGATGCGCGTGCTCGGGAGCATGGTGGTAGTGGCTTGGGCATGGCGATTGCTAAAACCTGCATTACCGGACTGGGCGGAGACATCCGCTGTGAGAATCGGCCTGAAGGAGGTCTGGCTGTGATTATACGGCTTTAG
- a CDS encoding response regulator transcription factor, whose amino-acid sequence MTLKMKSDQQRRILVVDDDRKLCGLIRDYLTPLGYEVAMKHTGAAGLEAALAGNFDAVLLDVMMPEMDGFEMLKELRKSSNVPVLMLTAMGEEADRIVGLEIGADDYLPKTFSTRELLARLRAVMRRSVLTVSEAATQETEYEVNGLQLNEGTHQVHLDGEQLTLTALEFAILASLMRSRGRVKSREQLLDDVSDRKFDVFDRSIDVHMSALRKKLGDNAAAPRFIRTIRGIGYQFIVSEGGSET is encoded by the coding sequence ATGACACTCAAGATGAAGTCGGATCAGCAACGTAGAATTTTAGTAGTGGATGACGACCGTAAATTGTGCGGGCTGATTCGTGATTACCTCACCCCTCTCGGCTATGAGGTGGCCATGAAACACACAGGTGCGGCAGGGCTGGAGGCGGCACTGGCTGGAAACTTTGACGCTGTTCTGCTAGATGTGATGATGCCTGAGATGGACGGCTTCGAGATGCTCAAGGAACTGCGTAAATCCTCGAACGTTCCAGTCTTGATGCTTACGGCAATGGGGGAGGAGGCAGACCGAATTGTGGGTCTTGAGATCGGAGCGGATGACTATTTACCGAAGACCTTTTCTACCCGCGAACTTTTGGCCCGACTGAGAGCTGTCATGCGGCGGTCGGTTCTAACGGTGTCGGAAGCGGCGACGCAGGAGACCGAATACGAGGTCAACGGTCTCCAACTCAATGAGGGGACCCATCAGGTGCATTTGGATGGTGAGCAGCTGACTCTCACAGCCTTGGAGTTTGCCATCCTTGCCTCGTTAATGCGTTCGCGTGGTCGGGTGAAATCTCGCGAACAGCTGCTGGACGACGTCTCGGATCGAAAATTCGATGTCTTTGACCGGTCGATCGATGTGCACATGTCGGCCCTGAGGAAAAAGCTGGGTGACAACGCCGCGGCGCCTCGTTTCATCCGCACGATTCGCGGCATTGGCTACCAGTTTATTGTCAGTGAGGGAGGGAGTGAAACGTGA
- a CDS encoding MGMT family protein, whose amino-acid sequence MSRESTAFEQSVYALLMKIPVGKVVTYREMARALDCGSAQAIGQALKRNPLAPEVPCHRVIKTDGGIGGYSGETMGPKLKEKLELLASEGVGFDATGKLQDPKRLHHF is encoded by the coding sequence ATGAGCCGCGAATCCACAGCTTTCGAGCAAAGTGTCTATGCGCTCTTGATGAAGATTCCCGTGGGGAAGGTGGTGACGTATCGTGAAATGGCCCGAGCGCTGGACTGTGGATCAGCTCAAGCGATTGGACAAGCGCTCAAGAGAAACCCACTCGCACCGGAAGTTCCTTGTCACCGGGTGATTAAAACAGATGGCGGCATTGGCGGGTATTCAGGCGAAACGATGGGGCCAAAGCTCAAAGAGAAGCTGGAACTGCTTGCCTCCGAAGGGGTCGGTTTCGACGCGACCGGAAAGCTGCAAGACCCCAAGCGGCTTCACCATTTTTAA
- a CDS encoding discoidin domain-containing protein → MNQNHRTSISSVVQAMLLSILAVSMVTLVAAKEVNLAKGATVKASSSHAKYPAAKVVDQVVSDASRWVADKGEQAGWIELAFAKPVTIRTVDVYSGWKKDQKSVLADFDISLKIAGKWVTPKSGRIRHNKDDERRIYIEGEKVSQLRLSLVGSHVGRIREIAVYDNKEAEGLLAHARQGGKDAAIDRSRHQIAVNQVGYETGRSKRFTAPLSPDGTEFTLTLRGSTDVLYRGVINNKNGDFSQFRPEDSQQHYLITLSGGSLKTNQSDPFLIRENLYDEQFWQPAVDFLIDSRSVVGTHPSAYGGCPWRDGTYYDAIVPSLVLFYLADTKRIDGMPKQIDWQAEKARVTAANFPFDAKNPGSEGVMEAVRQYYQLEPPKADAPDVVKMIHWGAGYYLVNPATKDPSRDPDGRKIHAQTIEQVAYVVWAWPALKKWLPQSFYHQCYALCVNNWEPSLEINPWWKPSSYVTAKSLTKSPKKKLLHPFKGRHAPGHSIVPNLMMYEVAQREGRKGAEKYLNAAVKQAEWIIKHLDWNDPRTTKGHRMSEHRTIPNLVWLLQKYPDHAPDGLQEKITEWARVAVSRSDNMWDFRRYDLEDLWTIPAMNEVGNSLSVPAIATAAAWVVDDPQLKQRLEELATASVDHVFGRNPQLAAAPHKPDMGFPEIERGWPRGYKDNVCARLELCRGSISSLPGSGAYPFKPGGDFRHPEGWVNYGASWCISLSYFKFDAAATTPSINLNP, encoded by the coding sequence ATGAATCAGAACCACCGAACCTCCATTTCCTCTGTCGTCCAGGCTATGCTGCTTTCGATCCTTGCGGTATCCATGGTCACTCTAGTGGCTGCGAAGGAGGTCAACTTGGCGAAGGGTGCGACGGTGAAGGCATCAAGTTCCCATGCCAAATATCCGGCGGCGAAAGTGGTCGATCAGGTGGTCAGCGATGCCTCCCGCTGGGTGGCCGACAAAGGCGAGCAAGCGGGCTGGATTGAGTTGGCATTTGCCAAGCCGGTGACCATCCGCACCGTCGATGTCTATTCGGGATGGAAAAAAGATCAGAAATCAGTGCTGGCGGACTTTGACATCAGTTTGAAGATCGCGGGCAAGTGGGTGACACCGAAGTCGGGCCGCATTCGTCACAACAAGGATGACGAGCGCCGCATCTACATCGAGGGCGAAAAGGTTAGCCAGCTGCGGCTTAGTTTAGTCGGTTCGCATGTCGGGCGGATTCGTGAAATTGCGGTGTATGATAACAAGGAAGCAGAAGGTCTGTTAGCGCATGCTCGCCAAGGCGGCAAAGACGCTGCCATCGATCGCTCCCGTCACCAGATCGCGGTGAACCAGGTGGGCTATGAAACCGGTCGCTCGAAACGGTTCACCGCTCCCTTGTCGCCCGACGGCACTGAATTTACTCTGACTCTTAGAGGATCGACCGATGTGCTCTACCGTGGCGTGATCAACAATAAGAACGGTGACTTCAGCCAGTTTCGCCCCGAAGATAGTCAGCAGCATTACCTGATCACCCTGAGCGGAGGGTCACTGAAAACGAATCAAAGCGATCCGTTTCTGATCCGGGAGAATCTTTACGACGAACAATTCTGGCAGCCGGCGGTGGATTTCCTGATCGATTCGCGCTCCGTCGTTGGCACCCACCCCAGCGCCTACGGGGGATGTCCATGGCGGGACGGCACCTATTACGATGCCATCGTTCCGTCGCTGGTGCTCTTTTACCTGGCCGACACCAAACGGATCGACGGCATGCCGAAGCAGATTGACTGGCAGGCGGAAAAGGCGCGAGTGACAGCGGCGAATTTCCCCTTCGACGCCAAGAACCCGGGTTCCGAAGGCGTGATGGAGGCGGTGCGCCAATACTATCAACTCGAGCCGCCCAAAGCCGATGCTCCGGATGTGGTGAAAATGATCCACTGGGGGGCGGGCTATTACCTGGTCAACCCCGCAACCAAGGACCCAAGCCGTGACCCGGATGGCCGGAAAATTCATGCGCAGACGATCGAGCAGGTCGCCTACGTGGTGTGGGCCTGGCCGGCGCTGAAAAAGTGGTTGCCGCAGTCGTTCTACCATCAATGTTACGCACTTTGTGTCAACAACTGGGAGCCATCGTTAGAGATCAACCCGTGGTGGAAACCGAGCTCTTACGTCACTGCAAAATCACTGACGAAATCGCCGAAAAAGAAATTGCTCCACCCCTTCAAAGGTCGTCACGCACCAGGACACTCGATTGTTCCCAACCTGATGATGTATGAGGTCGCCCAGCGTGAAGGACGCAAGGGCGCGGAGAAGTATCTCAACGCGGCGGTGAAGCAGGCCGAATGGATCATCAAACATCTCGACTGGAACGACCCCCGCACGACCAAAGGCCACCGCATGAGTGAGCACCGCACGATTCCCAACCTGGTGTGGTTGCTGCAAAAATACCCGGACCATGCACCCGACGGTTTGCAGGAAAAAATCACCGAGTGGGCGAGGGTAGCGGTTAGTCGATCAGACAACATGTGGGACTTCCGCCGTTATGACCTGGAAGATCTCTGGACGATCCCTGCGATGAACGAAGTGGGAAACTCCCTGAGTGTTCCGGCGATCGCAACGGCTGCCGCTTGGGTGGTGGATGATCCGCAGCTCAAGCAGCGGCTTGAGGAGCTGGCCACGGCATCGGTCGATCATGTCTTTGGCCGCAACCCACAGCTCGCCGCCGCACCGCACAAGCCGGACATGGGTTTCCCCGAAATCGAACGCGGATGGCCAAGGGGCTATAAGGACAACGTCTGCGCACGCTTGGAATTGTGTCGTGGCTCGATCTCCAGCTTACCAGGCAGTGGCGCGTATCCGTTCAAGCCGGGTGGAGATTTTCGTCATCCTGAAGGCTGGGTGAACTACGGCGCCAGCTGGTGCATCAGCCTGTCTTATTTTAAATTCGATGCGGCGGCCACCACGCCCTCAATCAATCTTAACCCATAA
- a CDS encoding sodium:solute symporter family protein: protein MHTADWTVLIAYLGGTVLMGILLGKLVKNSADLFSAGGESPWWASGLSAFMTMFSANTFVVWGSIAFGLGLVAVMINLMYGVAALLAGYFIASKWKGMGIATPAEYVRLRFGKGALHFYTWSMMVLRVIGTAAALYALAKILVALMPLGEGNPLRDPETGNLSLRYAILIFGSIVVLYTMIGGLWAVLMTDVLQFIILNLAVLFVVPLALGRVGGVSGFIADAPEGFFNLVNEAEGYTVFFLVGWAAIHFFMIGAEWAFVQRYLCVPTKKDARKSTYLFGILYLVSPILWLLPPMIYQVIDPGADPEQAYILSCKAVLPIGMVGLMLAAMFSATASMVSSQLNVFSGVLTNDIYKPLAKKTDSSSMVKAGRFFTIFLGALLIFIALEIEKFGQVKDLIISITSLMVVPLLAPSIWGLFSRRINGRAVWITGLSGFAIGAIIRFGFGENGWFESMTTANDWVVANASFLKTFVGVIFPVMVLGAIEIMSRGESEGWKAIAALTKQEDEAEHQRSTGSNPIAAKVVAWCLAVCSLMMFSLIAVNDSNSTVVLSIFGAILAVISGVILFVCRKSAATQLSQ from the coding sequence ATGCACACTGCCGACTGGACCGTTCTCATTGCCTACCTCGGTGGCACCGTGCTCATGGGAATTCTGTTAGGTAAGCTGGTAAAAAACTCAGCGGACCTCTTCAGCGCCGGTGGCGAGTCTCCCTGGTGGGCGAGTGGCCTGAGTGCCTTCATGACGATGTTTTCAGCGAACACCTTCGTGGTCTGGGGCAGCATTGCCTTCGGACTGGGTTTGGTGGCGGTGATGATCAACCTGATGTATGGTGTGGCGGCATTGTTGGCCGGATACTTCATTGCCAGCAAGTGGAAGGGCATGGGGATCGCGACACCGGCGGAATATGTGAGGCTTCGATTCGGCAAGGGGGCGCTGCACTTTTACACCTGGTCGATGATGGTGCTACGCGTCATCGGCACGGCGGCCGCGCTCTATGCTCTGGCCAAAATTCTGGTCGCACTGATGCCGCTGGGCGAAGGAAATCCGCTGCGGGATCCGGAAACAGGCAATCTGTCGCTGCGTTATGCGATCCTTATTTTCGGCAGCATCGTGGTGCTCTACACCATGATTGGCGGGCTCTGGGCGGTGTTGATGACGGATGTGCTGCAGTTCATCATTCTGAACTTGGCGGTGCTCTTTGTCGTTCCGCTGGCGCTCGGCCGTGTTGGAGGAGTGAGCGGATTCATCGCCGATGCTCCGGAAGGATTTTTCAACCTGGTGAATGAGGCCGAGGGATACACCGTCTTTTTCCTCGTCGGCTGGGCGGCGATCCACTTCTTCATGATCGGCGCCGAGTGGGCATTTGTGCAGAGGTATCTTTGTGTGCCGACCAAAAAGGACGCCCGCAAGAGCACCTATCTTTTTGGCATACTCTATCTAGTGAGCCCGATCCTCTGGTTGCTGCCGCCGATGATTTATCAGGTGATTGACCCCGGTGCCGACCCGGAGCAGGCCTACATCCTTTCATGCAAAGCGGTGCTGCCGATCGGCATGGTTGGCCTGATGTTAGCGGCGATGTTTTCCGCCACCGCCAGCATGGTGAGCTCCCAACTGAATGTGTTTTCCGGTGTTCTAACCAATGACATTTACAAACCACTGGCGAAAAAAACCGACAGCAGCTCGATGGTGAAAGCTGGTCGGTTTTTCACCATTTTTCTTGGTGCCCTCCTTATCTTCATCGCCTTGGAGATTGAGAAATTCGGACAGGTCAAGGATCTGATCATCAGCATCACCTCGCTGATGGTGGTGCCTCTTCTGGCTCCTTCGATATGGGGCTTGTTCAGTCGGCGCATCAATGGACGCGCCGTTTGGATCACTGGCTTGAGCGGCTTTGCCATCGGTGCGATCATTCGTTTTGGCTTTGGCGAAAACGGCTGGTTCGAGAGCATGACCACGGCGAACGACTGGGTGGTCGCCAACGCATCCTTCCTCAAAACCTTTGTCGGTGTGATTTTCCCGGTCATGGTTCTCGGAGCCATCGAGATCATGTCGCGCGGTGAATCCGAGGGCTGGAAAGCCATCGCAGCACTGACCAAGCAGGAGGACGAAGCGGAACATCAGCGCAGCACGGGATCCAATCCAATCGCCGCCAAAGTCGTCGCCTGGTGCCTTGCCGTCTGCTCCTTGATGATGTTCTCCCTGATCGCCGTCAACGACTCGAACTCCACCGTCGTGCTTTCCATCTTCGGTGCCATCCTCGCGGTGATTTCCGGCGTCATTTTATTCGTCTGCCGCAAGTCCGCGGCTACCCAACTTTCCCAATAA
- a CDS encoding FAD-dependent oxidoreductase produces the protein MITETACDSRSLREEEIESDLVIVGGGLAGACGAITAAREGMKVVLVQDRPVLGGNASSEVRLWILGATSHLGNNNRWSREGGVMNEIMEENLYRNRQGNALIFDTILLEKVIEEKNVTLLLNTAAYDVEKSDPDTISAVRAFCSQNSTQYRLTAPLFCDASGDGIVGFLAGAAFRMGAETKEEFNEGFAPDKSYGELLGHSMYFYSKDVGTPVKFTPPSWALKDITKIPRYRQFSSNMQGCNFWWLEYGGRLDTIHATEDIKWELWKVVYGVWNYIKNSGKFPEADTMTLEWVGHIPGKRESRRFEGDYMIHQRDVVEQTHFDDVVAHGGWSVDLHPADGVYAEGAGCNQWHSKGVYGIPYRCYYSKNINNLFLAGRIISATHVAFGTTRVMATCAAGAQAVAVAAALCKERSLQPRDIMDAKHLGDLQVRLDRIGQFLPGKTIVDPDDQTATAAISASSTLSLAEIPANQDWMSLDHGWAMLLPLNTGACPRFTFELNAQQAGSLRVELLRSQKKGNFTPDELVETIVVPFEEGVGNITAQFQSHIDTAGYYFIKLCESPGAEVRLSGDRLTGVLAVTNAYNKAVATSSLQSPPEGIGIDSFEFWLPKRRPEGCNLAMGIEPAIELFSPDNVSSYPSRPTELTNAWIASPKDPAPELQLQWQDPIEISQVTLEFDPDWDHPMESVLMTHPEEVVPFMVKDFDLLTDDDQVLAEVRDHHGARYSLSLNEALKVQSLKVKIHATHGAPAAIFRVRVL, from the coding sequence ATGATTACAGAAACAGCATGTGACTCACGAAGCCTCCGTGAAGAAGAAATCGAATCCGACCTCGTCATCGTTGGCGGAGGTTTAGCAGGTGCGTGCGGCGCGATCACGGCGGCGCGCGAAGGCATGAAGGTGGTGCTGGTGCAAGATCGGCCGGTGCTGGGTGGCAATGCCTCGAGCGAAGTGCGGCTCTGGATTCTCGGCGCGACATCTCACCTAGGAAATAACAACCGCTGGTCGCGCGAGGGCGGTGTCATGAACGAAATCATGGAGGAAAACCTCTACCGGAACCGACAGGGGAACGCGTTGATTTTCGATACCATTCTGTTGGAAAAAGTGATCGAGGAAAAGAACGTCACCCTGCTGCTAAACACAGCGGCCTATGACGTCGAAAAATCCGACCCCGACACCATCTCGGCCGTGCGTGCCTTTTGTTCGCAGAACTCGACGCAGTATCGACTCACCGCTCCGTTGTTCTGTGATGCCTCGGGCGATGGCATCGTAGGATTTCTTGCCGGCGCTGCCTTCCGCATGGGGGCCGAAACCAAGGAGGAGTTCAACGAAGGTTTTGCCCCGGACAAATCCTACGGCGAGCTGTTAGGACACTCGATGTATTTCTACAGCAAAGACGTGGGCACCCCGGTGAAGTTCACCCCACCCAGCTGGGCGCTGAAAGACATCACCAAGATCCCGCGCTACCGCCAGTTCAGTTCGAACATGCAGGGGTGTAACTTCTGGTGGCTCGAATACGGTGGTCGACTCGATACCATCCACGCCACTGAAGACATCAAGTGGGAGCTGTGGAAGGTGGTTTACGGTGTCTGGAACTACATCAAAAACTCCGGCAAATTCCCCGAGGCCGATACCATGACACTGGAGTGGGTTGGCCATATTCCAGGTAAGCGCGAGAGCCGCCGATTTGAAGGCGACTACATGATTCACCAGCGCGATGTGGTCGAGCAGACTCACTTTGACGATGTTGTGGCCCACGGTGGCTGGTCGGTCGATCTGCACCCTGCCGACGGGGTTTACGCCGAAGGCGCGGGTTGCAATCAATGGCACTCCAAGGGTGTTTACGGCATCCCCTACCGCTGTTATTACAGCAAAAATATCAACAACCTCTTTCTAGCAGGACGCATCATTAGCGCCACTCATGTGGCCTTCGGCACCACGCGGGTGATGGCCACCTGCGCGGCCGGCGCTCAGGCGGTGGCGGTGGCTGCGGCACTTTGCAAAGAACGCTCACTGCAGCCACGTGACATCATGGACGCCAAACATCTTGGCGATCTGCAAGTGCGGCTGGATCGCATTGGCCAGTTTCTTCCCGGGAAAACAATCGTCGACCCCGATGATCAGACGGCGACCGCCGCCATCAGCGCCAGCTCCACACTCAGCCTCGCCGAGATCCCGGCGAACCAGGACTGGATGTCATTGGACCACGGATGGGCAATGCTGCTGCCGCTCAACACAGGAGCATGCCCCCGTTTTACCTTCGAACTCAACGCGCAGCAGGCGGGGTCTTTGCGGGTCGAGCTGCTACGCTCTCAGAAAAAAGGCAACTTTACCCCGGACGAACTGGTCGAGACGATTGTGGTTCCATTCGAAGAAGGCGTCGGAAACATCACCGCCCAGTTCCAATCTCACATCGACACCGCGGGTTACTATTTCATCAAATTATGCGAATCCCCTGGGGCCGAAGTGCGCCTGAGTGGCGATCGGCTCACCGGGGTGCTGGCCGTGACCAATGCCTATAACAAAGCCGTAGCCACCTCGAGTTTACAAAGTCCGCCCGAGGGCATCGGCATTGATAGCTTTGAATTCTGGCTGCCCAAACGCCGACCCGAAGGATGTAATTTGGCGATGGGCATTGAGCCCGCCATTGAGCTGTTCAGCCCGGACAACGTCTCCTCCTACCCCTCGCGCCCGACGGAGCTGACCAATGCCTGGATTGCCAGCCCCAAGGATCCAGCACCCGAGTTACAACTTCAGTGGCAGGATCCGATCGAGATCAGCCAAGTGACCCTTGAGTTTGACCCTGACTGGGATCACCCGATGGAATCGGTGCTGATGACGCACCCGGAGGAAGTGGTGCCCTTCATGGTGAAGGATTTTGACCTGTTGACCGATGACGACCAAGTCCTGGCCGAAGTGAGAGACCACCATGGTGCCCGCTACAGCCTATCGCTCAACGAAGCCCTCAAGGTGCAGTCTTTGAAAGTAAAAATCCACGCCACCCACGGCGCCCCCGCCGCTATCTTCCGTGTTAGAGTGCTGTAG
- a CDS encoding alpha/beta hydrolase fold domain-containing protein encodes MAVRFIGPRADAVSAHAGYGGKSTGYLLSISKNIYKKYPADIVMIHSGHNSFSKDKPVPGMIRDTEAIINNLRKINPEVRILLAQVIPAGKLPKYSYIPELNQELATLATRLLQEGVRITLVNQADGFDWKVDTVKDKVHPNAAGAKKMSDKWMAALLPALGHPKILAYEQLRLWHGAAPGLAAKLSPEKDLPQGRVFHVSVPTLDVYRPHRANGVTLIICSGGGYKKLASGPLGLGAVDEFLEDGYTVCSLKYRLSPPSANVVKDAWMDGARAVRLVRSRAREWKIDPERIGMIGFSAGSNMILNLACKHDRGDPNAKDPLARLSGHPNFMVLAALWLNKQNKVTDWAIHPQLPPTLILSASDDLTAPTQDTEEMAKAFRKAQVPVQLEIYDRGGHMAFNFPSPKAADWPQRFRKWIKQLNVATKR; translated from the coding sequence ATTGCGGTTAGATTCATTGGGCCGCGAGCAGATGCTGTTTCAGCGCATGCTGGATACGGAGGCAAGAGCACTGGCTACCTGTTAAGTATCTCTAAAAACATCTACAAGAAGTATCCTGCCGATATCGTCATGATTCATTCGGGTCACAATAGCTTCAGCAAAGACAAGCCTGTGCCTGGAATGATCCGCGATACGGAAGCCATCATTAACAACCTCAGGAAGATTAATCCTGAGGTCCGCATTCTGTTGGCCCAGGTGATTCCGGCCGGAAAGCTCCCCAAGTATTCGTATATTCCTGAGTTGAACCAAGAATTGGCAACACTGGCAACGCGTCTATTACAAGAGGGGGTGCGCATAACACTCGTGAACCAGGCCGATGGATTCGATTGGAAGGTTGATACAGTCAAAGACAAGGTGCATCCCAATGCGGCTGGAGCGAAGAAGATGTCAGACAAATGGATGGCGGCACTTCTTCCGGCCTTAGGCCACCCAAAGATATTGGCGTATGAACAGCTGCGGCTTTGGCATGGGGCTGCCCCCGGACTTGCCGCTAAGCTGTCGCCGGAGAAGGACCTACCGCAAGGACGTGTCTTTCACGTTAGTGTTCCCACGCTTGATGTTTACCGCCCGCATCGTGCAAATGGAGTCACACTGATTATCTGCTCAGGAGGTGGGTATAAGAAACTAGCCTCCGGCCCGCTGGGTCTTGGAGCCGTTGACGAGTTTTTAGAGGACGGTTACACAGTCTGTTCTCTAAAATATAGATTATCTCCTCCTTCAGCCAATGTCGTCAAGGACGCTTGGATGGATGGGGCACGAGCCGTGCGGCTGGTCAGGAGTCGCGCCAGAGAGTGGAAGATAGATCCAGAGCGTATCGGAATGATTGGCTTTTCCGCTGGCTCTAACATGATTTTGAATTTGGCGTGCAAACATGATAGAGGCGACCCGAATGCTAAAGACCCACTTGCAAGACTGAGTGGTCACCCCAACTTCATGGTGCTCGCCGCTCTCTGGCTAAATAAACAGAATAAGGTAACCGACTGGGCCATCCACCCACAACTCCCACCCACTTTAATCCTCAGTGCTAGCGATGACCTAACAGCACCCACTCAGGACACTGAAGAGATGGCCAAAGCATTTCGCAAAGCACAGGTTCCAGTGCAACTTGAAATTTACGACCGCGGCGGCCACATGGCGTTCAATTTCCCATCCCCGAAAGCTGCCGACTGGCCGCAGCGTTTCAGGAAGTGGATCAAACAACTGAACGTCGCTACCAAAAGGTAG